In the Maribacter sp. MJ134 genome, one interval contains:
- the atpE gene encoding ATP synthase F0 subunit C has protein sequence MEIPAIVGAGLAVIGVGMGIGRIGGSAMDAIARQPEAYGKIQTAMLIAAALIEGIGFAAIFAS, from the coding sequence ATGGAAATTCCAGCAATTGTAGGTGCAGGTTTAGCGGTTATCGGAGTAGGTATGGGAATTGGTAGAATCGGTGGTTCTGCCATGGATGCTATCGCTCGTCAGCCAGAAGCTTATGGTAAGATTCAAACAGCTATGTTGATTGCAGCAGCACTTATTGAAGGGATTGGTTTCGCTGCAATTTTTGCATCCTAA
- the atpB gene encoding F0F1 ATP synthase subunit A, which yields MRKTFFFKVLVAIALLLSSNIFAFETKGSTDEPKQDLKTEIKEYIQHHLQDSHDFSLYSYTDESGEHHYVGAPLPVILWDNGLKVFSSSKFHHGETLAEVDGNYYKLYHSKIYKTDADGTITYDEDQHPTNVKPIDFSITKSVVMILITCLLMFWLFTSLAKSYAKNGSVPTGVGRFFEPIVIYIRDDIAKPNIGEKKYAKYMPYLLTVFFFIWFLNIFGLTPLGVNVTGNIAVTVALALITFLLTNLTGTKDYWKHIFDPLGDTMPWYGKILIYIILVPIEVLGIFIKPFALLIRLYANMQAGHIVLMSLIGLMFIFKSWLGSPLSFGLAFAISLIEILVAVLQAYIFTMLSALYFGFAAEEHDHRHDDEPELAHL from the coding sequence ATGCGAAAAACATTTTTTTTCAAAGTTCTAGTAGCCATAGCTTTACTTCTTAGCTCCAATATTTTTGCCTTCGAGACCAAAGGGTCTACCGATGAGCCAAAGCAGGACCTAAAAACGGAGATAAAGGAATATATTCAGCATCACCTTCAGGATTCACATGATTTTTCATTGTATTCTTATACCGATGAAAGTGGCGAACATCACTATGTTGGTGCTCCGCTTCCCGTTATTCTATGGGATAACGGTCTTAAAGTTTTCTCTTCATCAAAATTCCATCATGGTGAAACACTCGCCGAGGTAGACGGCAACTACTATAAGTTATATCATAGTAAAATTTATAAGACAGATGCAGACGGTACAATAACGTATGATGAAGATCAGCATCCAACAAACGTAAAGCCAATAGATTTTTCTATAACCAAGAGTGTGGTAATGATACTTATTACGTGTTTATTAATGTTTTGGTTGTTCACAAGTCTGGCAAAATCCTATGCAAAGAATGGCAGTGTACCAACGGGTGTCGGAAGGTTCTTCGAACCTATTGTCATTTATATCAGGGACGATATCGCCAAGCCAAATATTGGTGAAAAGAAATATGCGAAGTACATGCCTTATTTACTTACCGTCTTCTTTTTTATATGGTTCTTGAACATTTTTGGACTTACTCCGCTAGGAGTTAACGTCACAGGAAACATTGCCGTGACGGTGGCTTTGGCTCTTATTACATTTTTATTGACCAATCTAACCGGAACAAAAGATTATTGGAAGCACATTTTTGACCCATTAGGAGATACCATGCCGTGGTACGGTAAAATCCTTATTTATATTATCCTTGTGCCAATTGAGGTTTTAGGAATTTTCATTAAGCCATTTGCTTTGTTGATACGTTTGTATGCGAATATGCAGGCAGGACATATCGTTTTAATGAGCTTAATAGGGTTAATGTTTATTTTCAAGAGTTGGTTAGGAAGTCCCTTATCATTTGGGTTGGCGTTTGCAATATCGCTTATTGAAATATTAGTGGCTGTATTACAAGCATATATTTTCACTATGCTATCGGCCTTGTATTTTGGTTTTGCTGCAGAAGAGCATGACCATAGGCATGATGATGAGCCAGAGTTGGCACATTTATAG
- a CDS encoding DUF6168 family protein has product MKTRLYPIVQFLLFLSALLTLSFLIHTYVWASMGLLKYGNLIVKSYLVNAFLAAAIYILLYIFQKRLKNQIGFLFMGGSFLKFIFFFIIFYPVYSADDTMDKVEFSAFFVPYAASLIIETVFMAKMLKKMD; this is encoded by the coding sequence TTGAAGACGCGACTATACCCCATCGTCCAATTTCTTCTCTTTCTAAGCGCCCTTTTGACCCTTTCCTTTTTAATCCATACGTATGTATGGGCCTCTATGGGATTACTTAAATACGGTAATCTTATCGTGAAATCGTACTTGGTAAACGCCTTTTTAGCAGCGGCCATTTACATTTTACTCTACATATTTCAAAAACGGCTAAAGAATCAAATAGGCTTTTTGTTTATGGGAGGTAGTTTTTTAAAGTTCATATTTTTCTTCATTATTTTTTATCCCGTTTATAGTGCCGATGATACTATGGACAAAGTGGAGTTTTCCGCGTTTTTCGTGCCCTATGCAGCATCCCTAATTATTGAGACGGTTTTTATGGCTAAAATGCTTAAAAAAATGGATTAA
- a CDS encoding AtpZ/AtpI family protein translates to MNQQKLPKKNNLKNIAVLSGIAFEMGAIIFLAAKGGIWLDEYYGNEKRICTAIATLLGVAISLWVVLKQLKNIKY, encoded by the coding sequence ATGAACCAGCAAAAGCTTCCTAAGAAAAACAACCTTAAAAATATCGCAGTACTGTCCGGTATTGCTTTTGAAATGGGAGCCATAATATTTTTGGCAGCCAAAGGAGGTATTTGGTTGGATGAATATTACGGAAATGAAAAACGAATTTGCACAGCGATTGCCACACTTCTAGGTGTGGCAATTTCTCTTTGGGTAGTACTGAAGCAACTTAAAAATATAAAATATTGA
- a CDS encoding polymer-forming cytoskeletal protein, giving the protein MFSDKQKPRAMNEIGGQPNRIEKNTKIKGDIVSEADFRIDGKLDGNVKTSGKVVIGKDGYIHGKVECVNADIEGSFNGELLVSDLLSLKSSAVIEGTVTVSKLAVEPGATFNASCSMKGKGGIGSPSGSFKSSMSGNSSNKNEPAKAS; this is encoded by the coding sequence ATGTTTTCAGATAAACAAAAACCTAGAGCTATGAACGAAATAGGAGGACAACCCAATAGAATTGAAAAGAACACTAAAATAAAAGGAGACATCGTTTCCGAAGCAGATTTTAGGATAGACGGCAAATTAGACGGTAACGTAAAGACCTCTGGAAAAGTGGTCATCGGTAAAGATGGCTATATCCACGGAAAAGTAGAATGTGTAAATGCAGATATTGAAGGAAGTTTCAACGGTGAACTTTTAGTCTCTGACCTACTTTCTTTAAAATCTTCTGCTGTTATAGAAGGAACCGTAACTGTTAGTAAGCTAGCTGTAGAACCTGGCGCCACCTTCAACGCTTCATGTAGCATGAAAGGTAAAGGAGGTATAGGCTCACCTTCTGGAAGCTTTAAGTCTTCCATGAGCGGTAACTCTAGCAATAAAAATGAACCAGCAAAAGCTTCCTAA
- a CDS encoding tetratricopeptide repeat protein yields MKLQHQFISTVLLGTLLFSGCSTKKDAFLNRNWHALNTKYNTLYNGNIAFEEGRNTLNDTYRDDYWEILPIERLEVSGEVKLDSEDNNPNFIIAEEKATKAIQRHSMDIKDRERNPQTDEAFLLLGKARYFDERYIPALESFNYILKKYTESDKLNEATIWREKVNIRLQNEELAIKNLKRLEKFETLKDQEYADARSMLAQAYINLNAPDTAIQHLKVASYYTKKNPEKGRYYYIIGQLYNQLGYKDSANYAFDKVIDLNRKSPRVYMINAEIQKIRNTEITAENQLEVLEYLTDLEENRENRPFLDKIFRQVAEFHLEQGSDSLAIVYFNKSLRATQNQPKLNALNYENLGAYNFDQNEYKIAGAYYDSVLTNLDENTRKYRAIKKKLDNLEDVIKYEDIVQYTDSVITVFELPIDDRIAYFEDHIAALKAAKEAAQKKEKDKITEGFAAFSKSKGGKENKGKFYFYNITSLGYGQNDFKNKWGNRELADDWRWSNKTVSNNTTTNDNTVAGVPVAEAEVSEDEKFSLDYYMDKVPTEIAVVDSLRAERNFANYQLGLIYKEKFKENILAVGKLESVLASNPEERLILPSKYNLYKIYEEEGSALQAEMKADIIANHGDSRYAEILLNPQAVLSDASDSPEKRYEGLFKLYQQQDFLKVITATEENINRFTGDPIVPKFEMLKANAIGRLQGFEDFKEALNYVALTYPNNPEGKKAEQMIAEQLPKLEPKDFSPETDSKGTANWKVIFPFKRSNNEKALKLMKILEKSIADLRYKNIVSKDIYNLEDQFVVVHGFKNKDFALGYAELLKNNKDYKVADENFVILSDNYKIIQVHKNLEAYRNTLLTPKP; encoded by the coding sequence TTGAAGCTTCAACATCAATTCATATCCACTGTACTTTTAGGGACACTGCTCTTTAGTGGCTGTTCCACAAAAAAAGACGCCTTTCTTAATAGAAATTGGCATGCTTTAAACACCAAATATAATACGCTGTACAATGGTAATATTGCCTTTGAGGAAGGTAGAAACACCCTTAACGATACCTATCGCGACGACTATTGGGAAATTCTGCCCATTGAACGGCTAGAGGTTTCCGGTGAGGTAAAACTAGATTCGGAGGACAATAACCCCAACTTCATCATTGCCGAGGAAAAAGCCACAAAGGCCATACAACGCCATAGCATGGATATCAAAGACCGTGAGCGTAACCCTCAGACAGATGAGGCATTCCTGCTATTAGGAAAAGCACGGTATTTTGATGAACGGTATATCCCTGCGCTTGAATCGTTTAATTATATTTTAAAAAAATACACGGAAAGCGACAAACTTAACGAGGCCACGATCTGGCGGGAGAAAGTAAATATCCGCCTACAGAACGAGGAATTGGCCATTAAGAATCTAAAGCGTCTGGAGAAGTTCGAGACACTTAAAGACCAAGAATATGCAGATGCCCGCTCCATGTTGGCCCAGGCCTATATTAATCTCAACGCTCCGGATACGGCAATACAGCATTTAAAAGTAGCATCGTACTACACTAAGAAGAATCCGGAAAAGGGCAGGTACTATTACATCATTGGTCAGCTTTACAATCAATTGGGCTATAAGGATAGTGCCAACTACGCTTTTGATAAGGTTATTGACCTGAACAGGAAATCACCGCGGGTGTATATGATCAATGCAGAAATCCAAAAAATACGGAATACGGAGATTACCGCTGAAAATCAACTGGAGGTTTTGGAATACTTAACCGATTTGGAAGAGAACCGGGAAAACAGACCGTTTTTAGACAAGATTTTTAGACAGGTGGCCGAGTTTCATTTGGAGCAAGGTTCCGATAGTCTGGCTATTGTTTATTTCAATAAGTCGTTACGAGCTACTCAAAACCAACCTAAATTAAATGCCTTGAACTATGAGAACCTAGGGGCCTATAATTTTGACCAGAATGAATATAAGATTGCGGGCGCGTATTATGATAGCGTGCTGACCAATCTTGACGAAAACACAAGAAAATACAGGGCCATCAAGAAGAAACTGGACAACCTGGAAGACGTTATAAAATATGAGGATATTGTGCAATACACTGATAGTGTCATCACAGTTTTTGAATTGCCCATAGATGATAGAATAGCTTATTTTGAAGACCATATTGCAGCATTAAAAGCAGCCAAGGAAGCCGCGCAGAAAAAAGAAAAGGATAAGATTACCGAAGGCTTCGCAGCTTTCTCTAAAAGTAAAGGAGGTAAGGAGAACAAAGGGAAATTCTACTTCTATAACATCACTAGTTTAGGATACGGACAGAACGATTTTAAGAATAAATGGGGTAATCGGGAACTAGCGGATGATTGGCGTTGGTCTAACAAAACAGTTTCAAATAATACCACTACTAACGATAATACCGTTGCAGGTGTTCCGGTTGCAGAGGCTGAGGTTTCTGAGGACGAAAAATTTTCTTTGGACTATTACATGGATAAAGTGCCTACGGAAATAGCTGTTGTAGATAGCCTTAGGGCAGAACGAAACTTTGCTAATTACCAATTAGGACTTATCTATAAAGAGAAATTCAAAGAGAATATTCTGGCCGTTGGAAAGTTGGAGAGCGTTCTGGCATCCAATCCGGAAGAACGCTTGATCCTCCCTTCCAAGTATAACCTATATAAAATTTATGAGGAAGAGGGTAGTGCTTTGCAGGCAGAAATGAAGGCGGACATTATCGCTAACCATGGCGACTCTAGATATGCAGAAATACTATTAAACCCACAGGCGGTACTATCGGATGCGTCGGACAGCCCAGAAAAGCGTTATGAAGGTCTGTTCAAACTATACCAACAGCAAGATTTTCTAAAGGTCATTACCGCTACGGAGGAGAACATCAATCGTTTTACCGGAGATCCCATCGTGCCTAAGTTTGAAATGCTAAAGGCCAACGCAATAGGCAGGCTACAAGGTTTCGAGGATTTCAAGGAGGCCTTGAACTATGTTGCGTTAACGTATCCCAACAATCCAGAAGGAAAAAAAGCGGAACAAATGATAGCCGAACAACTTCCTAAGTTAGAACCGAAAGACTTTTCTCCGGAAACGGACTCCAAGGGTACGGCCAACTGGAAAGTTATTTTCCCTTTCAAGAGAAGTAATAACGAGAAGGCCTTGAAATTAATGAAGATTTTAGAAAAATCGATAGCAGATTTAAGATATAAGAATATCGTTTCAAAGGATATTTACAATTTGGAAGATCAATTTGTAGTTGTGCATGGCTTTAAGAACAAGGACTTTGCGCTCGGTTATGCAGAGCTATTAAAAAACAATAAGGATTATAAGGTGGCTGATGAGAATTTTGTAATTTTATCTGATAACTACAAGATTATTCAAGTACACAAAAATTTAGAAGCTTACAGAAATACACTTTTAACCCCAAAACCATGA
- a CDS encoding ABC transporter ATP-binding protein: MITTENLTKKYGKQTVLNIDHLEIPKGQSFGLVGNNGAGKTTFFSLLLDLIQPTSGHILNNEVQVNTSEDWKPFTSSFIDETFLIGYLTPEEYFYFIGDLRGANKADVDALLAQFDDFFHGEILGQKKYLRDLSKGNQKKAGIVASFIGNPEVVILDEPFANLDPTTQIRLKSIIKDLAAKDNVTVLVSSHDLIHVTEVCERIVVLNKGEVVKDIQTSAETLKELEAFFAG, translated from the coding sequence ATGATAACAACAGAAAACTTAACAAAAAAGTACGGGAAACAGACTGTTCTAAACATTGATCATCTAGAAATTCCAAAGGGTCAAAGTTTTGGCCTTGTCGGAAACAATGGTGCCGGTAAGACTACTTTTTTTAGTTTGCTTCTGGATTTAATTCAGCCAACATCGGGACATATATTAAATAACGAGGTACAGGTAAACACTAGTGAGGACTGGAAACCATTTACCTCCTCCTTTATTGATGAAACATTCTTAATCGGATATTTAACCCCGGAAGAATATTTTTATTTTATCGGAGATCTTAGGGGAGCCAATAAGGCAGATGTTGATGCCTTGCTGGCGCAGTTCGATGATTTTTTTCACGGCGAAATACTTGGACAAAAGAAATATCTAAGAGATTTGTCCAAAGGGAATCAGAAGAAGGCGGGTATAGTGGCCTCTTTTATTGGAAACCCTGAAGTCGTAATTTTAGATGAACCTTTCGCAAACTTGGACCCCACCACCCAAATACGCTTAAAAAGCATTATTAAAGACCTTGCGGCAAAGGATAATGTTACTGTTTTGGTTTCCAGCCATGATTTAATTCATGTTACGGAAGTCTGTGAACGCATCGTTGTTTTAAACAAAGGAGAAGTGGTTAAAGATATTCAGACCTCTGCAGAAACTTTAAAGGAATTAGAGGCATTTTTTGCCGGGTAA
- a CDS encoding DUF5687 family protein has protein sequence MFKKFAALQWKSFFRSSNFGKSLGLKIVMGFFGFIMLLYLIGAGGGMYFILRKIFPDQNPMWMISQYFIYWILIELFLRYFMQKLPVMDIKPFLTTPVKKSSIAHYILGRSGASIYNLLSLFFFVPFAIVLLIQGYPALNVILWVIAIMAIVLCVNYINLLINKNDKALIVIVGALAVGYALDYFQIFSIKAFFGPIFHALYAYPLTVLVPVLLAVLIYYINFKFLNTKIYLDASLKAKSTVANTSDLAWTKKFGELGTFLQLDLKMIWRNKRTKSQVFISLLFVFYGLIFYTQDIYSDMMPMKAFLGVFMTGIFLSNFGQFIPAWDSSYYSMMMSQNIPLRKYLESKAMLISVSVVVMFLLTIPYVYFGWEALAINLACALYNLGVNIPAILFFGSFNKKRIELDQSPFGNMQGTSATQFLVMLPVLVVPIVLFSIFYYVISFEAAVIVLSVLGIIGFAMKNYLLNLVTEQYRKKKYGMIAGFKEKAS, from the coding sequence ATGTTTAAAAAATTTGCTGCATTACAATGGAAGTCATTTTTTCGTTCTTCCAATTTCGGGAAGAGCCTTGGCTTAAAAATAGTAATGGGCTTTTTTGGCTTTATCATGCTTCTTTATCTCATTGGTGCCGGCGGAGGAATGTATTTTATTCTACGTAAAATATTTCCGGATCAGAACCCGATGTGGATGATAAGCCAATATTTTATCTACTGGATTCTTATTGAGCTTTTTCTGCGTTATTTCATGCAAAAATTACCGGTGATGGACATTAAACCCTTTTTAACAACGCCGGTTAAGAAAAGTTCTATAGCGCATTATATTCTAGGACGGTCAGGGGCCTCTATTTATAATCTATTATCCCTTTTCTTTTTTGTGCCTTTCGCCATTGTTTTGCTCATTCAAGGATATCCCGCCTTGAATGTGATCCTATGGGTTATTGCCATTATGGCTATTGTATTGTGCGTTAACTACATTAACCTATTAATCAATAAGAATGATAAAGCCCTTATAGTTATCGTAGGTGCTTTGGCCGTTGGTTATGCCTTAGACTATTTTCAGATATTTTCAATTAAAGCATTTTTTGGGCCTATTTTTCATGCTTTGTATGCGTATCCTCTGACCGTATTGGTACCTGTGTTATTAGCGGTACTCATCTATTACATCAATTTTAAATTTTTAAACACTAAAATATATTTGGATGCCAGTTTAAAGGCTAAAAGTACGGTAGCCAACACAAGCGATTTGGCTTGGACTAAAAAGTTTGGGGAGTTGGGCACCTTTTTGCAGTTAGATTTAAAGATGATATGGAGAAATAAAAGAACAAAATCACAAGTGTTCATCTCCTTGCTCTTTGTTTTTTACGGGCTCATATTCTACACACAGGATATTTATTCGGATATGATGCCTATGAAGGCATTTTTAGGCGTATTTATGACCGGTATTTTCCTTAGTAATTTTGGGCAGTTCATTCCAGCGTGGGACAGCAGTTATTATTCCATGATGATGTCTCAAAATATTCCATTACGAAAATATTTGGAGTCTAAAGCAATGTTGATTTCCGTTAGTGTGGTGGTTATGTTCTTACTTACCATACCCTACGTTTACTTTGGTTGGGAGGCTCTGGCTATTAACTTGGCCTGCGCATTGTACAATCTCGGAGTAAATATACCGGCCATTTTATTTTTTGGCTCCTTTAACAAAAAGCGCATCGAATTGGATCAGAGTCCGTTCGGGAATATGCAGGGCACCAGTGCAACGCAGTTTTTGGTGATGCTCCCAGTTTTAGTAGTTCCTATAGTACTATTTTCTATTTTTTATTATGTTATTTCCTTTGAGGCCGCGGTGATTGTTTTATCCGTACTGGGTATTATTGGTTTTGCCATGAAGAACTATTTATTGAATTTGGTGACAGAGCAGTATAGAAAAAAGAAGTACGGGATGATTGCCGGATTTAAAGAGAAAGCTAGTTGA
- a CDS encoding ferredoxin--NADP reductase has protein sequence MADFHALTVKSIKKLTPSSVAVTFAIPKELIQSFAFTAGQYITIKKEIKGKELRRAYSISSSPRKEDITIGIKKVDRGGFSDYANTKLQVGDVLEVMPPEGRFTFKSSEVKNIAAFAAGSGITPIMSIAKTVLDSNPANEFVLVYGNKSYEETMFYTDLVKLELDYTNRFFVYFTNSQAKEDKALFGRIDTSTVNYALKNKHKDLDFDGYYLCGPEQMIHLVTDTLVENEVPKDKIHFELFTTTEIKEELPAAPDGKSTVKVIVDDEEFEITMDKSTLVLDAVLKENIDAPYSCQGGVCSSCIAKVKEGKAEMVKNQILTDGEIADGFILTCQAHPTTPTLTVDYDDV, from the coding sequence ATGGCAGATTTTCATGCCCTTACGGTAAAGTCGATAAAGAAATTAACCCCTAGCTCGGTAGCGGTGACTTTTGCTATTCCAAAGGAACTTATTCAATCGTTTGCATTTACCGCAGGACAGTACATTACTATAAAGAAAGAAATAAAGGGAAAAGAACTCCGCAGGGCATACTCTATAAGTTCTTCCCCAAGAAAAGAGGATATTACCATTGGTATAAAAAAAGTGGACCGTGGTGGTTTTTCCGACTACGCCAATACCAAACTACAGGTTGGCGATGTGCTAGAAGTGATGCCGCCAGAGGGTCGTTTCACCTTCAAATCCTCCGAAGTTAAAAACATTGCTGCATTTGCTGCGGGTAGCGGTATTACCCCTATCATGAGCATTGCAAAAACGGTATTAGATAGTAATCCGGCAAACGAATTTGTGCTTGTATATGGCAATAAGTCTTATGAAGAGACTATGTTCTATACGGATTTAGTAAAACTGGAACTGGATTATACCAATAGGTTTTTTGTTTACTTTACCAATAGTCAGGCTAAGGAAGATAAGGCCCTATTTGGCCGCATAGACACTTCTACCGTAAACTACGCTTTAAAGAATAAACATAAAGACCTAGATTTTGATGGCTATTATCTATGTGGTCCGGAACAAATGATCCATTTGGTAACCGACACCTTGGTAGAAAATGAGGTTCCAAAAGACAAGATTCACTTTGAACTATTCACCACCACAGAAATAAAAGAAGAGCTGCCCGCAGCACCGGACGGAAAATCCACAGTCAAAGTCATTGTTGATGATGAGGAATTTGAAATCACCATGGATAAGAGCACTTTGGTCTTGGATGCCGTGTTAAAAGAAAACATCGATGCCCCTTATTCCTGTCAAGGTGGGGTTTGTAGTAGTTGTATCGCTAAAGTTAAGGAAGGAAAGGCGGAAATGGTTAAAAATCAAATCCTGACCGATGGTGAAATAGCGGATGGCTTTATCCTAACCTGTCAAGCACATCCTACGACACCTACCCTAACGGTGGATTATGATGATGTATAG
- a CDS encoding patatin-like phospholipase family protein — translation MKVPQFENKSIGLVLSGGGVRGMAHIGVIKAMEEFGLEAKIIAGSSVGALIGALYANGNSVLDMMRFFKETPLFKYNFFALAKPGLIDTERYVNIFKAYFPHDSFEGLQRELYVVATNLEQGEEEFITSGELIKPLLASAALPPVFSPVTYKGMLYADGGIMNNFPSEPLVKKVDYVIGSNVSIVSKLQKKDLNNSIQLTGRVTGLMVYAINRAKIDKCDLVFEPQELEHIGILDRKGLEKAYAIGYETAVREFEKSRVL, via the coding sequence ATGAAAGTTCCACAATTTGAAAATAAGTCGATAGGCCTTGTCCTCTCTGGCGGCGGTGTTCGCGGTATGGCTCACATTGGCGTTATCAAAGCCATGGAAGAGTTTGGTCTGGAGGCCAAAATCATTGCCGGCAGTAGTGTTGGGGCCTTGATTGGGGCTTTGTACGCGAACGGAAATTCGGTTTTGGATATGATGCGTTTTTTTAAGGAGACCCCTCTTTTTAAATACAACTTTTTTGCACTAGCCAAACCGGGATTAATAGATACGGAGCGTTACGTCAATATTTTCAAAGCCTATTTTCCGCACGATAGTTTTGAAGGTCTTCAGAGGGAACTCTATGTCGTGGCTACGAATTTGGAACAAGGAGAGGAAGAGTTCATAACATCGGGCGAACTTATAAAACCTTTACTGGCCTCAGCGGCCCTTCCCCCTGTTTTTAGCCCTGTGACGTATAAAGGAATGTTATATGCGGATGGTGGAATTATGAACAACTTTCCGTCCGAACCCTTGGTGAAGAAAGTAGATTACGTAATCGGAAGTAACGTTTCCATCGTTTCTAAATTGCAGAAAAAGGATTTGAACAATTCCATTCAATTAACCGGCAGGGTTACGGGATTGATGGTCTATGCGATCAATAGGGCCAAAATAGATAAGTGCGACTTAGTATTCGAACCACAAGAACTAGAACACATTGGAATTCTGGATAGAAAAGGCTTAGAAAAAGCCTATGCCATTGGTTATGAAACTGCCGTTAGGGAGTTTGAAAAGAGCCGCGTCCTCTAG
- a CDS encoding Do family serine endopeptidase, with the protein MRQQADNVNGTRVYLLSAVIALVVSLGVWAASQMFKETPVNLVEKAAVQGKKVLFTADNEGNITPLDFTATTDKVLDAVVHIKSTQTSSSYGNQGARALPDPFKEFFGDMFKGQSPQRMPSQPRIGTGSGVIINEKGYIVTNNHVIENADEVEVTLYNNESYKATVIGTDPTTDLALLQINADNLKTMALVNSDDVEVGEWVLAVGNPMGLNSTVTAGIVSAKARSININREKFAVESFIQTDAAINPGNSGGALVNLNGDLIGINTAIASSTGAYTGYGFAVPSNIVTKVMEDLLKYGTVQRGMLGVTIRTMDGALAKEKKVDFTNGVWVEQVGEDSAADKAGVLPGDVILSVDGAKTLTSPRLQEIIAGKRPGDEVKLLVSRNGKEKDLTVILENAKGSTDIVKKEKKEILNLLGADFETLDKEMAKKLNVDGGVRVTKLYPGKIRKETQMREGFIITHIDGKKVKKVSDVAALLENKKGGVMLEGIYEDGSTYYYAFGIDS; encoded by the coding sequence ATGAGACAACAAGCAGATAATGTTAATGGAACAAGAGTTTATCTCTTATCGGCTGTAATAGCCTTAGTAGTAAGCCTTGGGGTTTGGGCGGCTAGCCAAATGTTTAAAGAAACCCCTGTAAATCTAGTTGAAAAAGCAGCGGTACAAGGTAAAAAGGTCCTTTTTACCGCGGATAACGAAGGGAACATAACCCCTTTGGACTTTACAGCAACTACGGATAAGGTGTTAGATGCCGTAGTACATATTAAATCTACTCAAACGAGTTCTTCTTATGGAAATCAGGGTGCAAGGGCGTTGCCGGACCCCTTTAAAGAGTTCTTCGGGGATATGTTCAAAGGGCAGTCTCCACAAAGAATGCCGTCACAACCAAGAATAGGAACAGGTTCTGGGGTAATCATAAATGAAAAAGGCTACATCGTTACCAATAATCATGTCATTGAAAATGCCGATGAGGTGGAGGTTACACTTTATAATAATGAGTCCTATAAAGCTACTGTCATCGGTACCGACCCCACCACGGACCTCGCTTTACTTCAGATAAATGCCGATAATCTTAAAACCATGGCCTTGGTAAATTCTGATGATGTGGAGGTAGGAGAATGGGTGCTTGCCGTAGGAAATCCCATGGGACTTAATTCTACCGTAACGGCCGGAATTGTTAGCGCTAAGGCCAGAAGTATCAATATTAACCGTGAAAAATTCGCTGTAGAAAGCTTTATTCAGACCGATGCCGCAATAAACCCTGGGAATAGCGGTGGTGCACTGGTAAATTTAAACGGTGACCTTATCGGAATAAATACGGCTATTGCCAGTAGTACGGGAGCGTATACGGGATATGGTTTTGCCGTACCTAGTAATATTGTTACAAAAGTCATGGAAGATCTTCTCAAATACGGAACGGTGCAGAGAGGTATGTTAGGGGTCACCATCCGCACTATGGATGGCGCCTTAGCTAAGGAGAAAAAAGTAGATTTTACCAACGGGGTATGGGTAGAACAGGTTGGTGAAGATAGTGCGGCCGACAAGGCTGGAGTGTTACCCGGAGACGTTATTTTAAGTGTAGATGGGGCCAAGACCCTGACCTCTCCTAGATTACAGGAAATTATCGCAGGGAAAAGACCTGGGGATGAGGTGAAATTGCTCGTAAGTAGAAACGGAAAAGAAAAAGATCTAACGGTTATCTTAGAAAATGCCAAAGGGAGTACGGACATTGTAAAAAAGGAGAAAAAGGAAATCTTGAATCTTCTAGGGGCCGATTTTGAAACCTTGGATAAAGAAATGGCCAAGAAGCTCAATGTAGACGGCGGTGTGCGTGTAACCAAACTGTATCCTGGTAAAATACGCAAGGAAACTCAGATGCGAGAAGGTTTTATCATCACACATATCGATGGTAAAAAAGTGAAAAAAGTATCCGATGTGGCGGCCTTGCTGGAAAATAAGAAAGGTGGCGTAATGTTGGAAGGTATCTATGAAGATGGCAGCACCTATTATTATGCCTTTGGTATAGATTCATAA